One Aegilops tauschii subsp. strangulata cultivar AL8/78 chromosome 2, Aet v6.0, whole genome shotgun sequence genomic window, CCGAATTCAGATGGATCCACCAGAAACCTAAAACGACCAGACCCTAGAAGACCCGTCAGCGACATGGCTCCACACGCCCTCTGCCGCTGATCAACACACTAATGGAAAGGGGAAAGCGGGGAGAACATTATTCCTAGACAGGGACAGTGCCGCCACCTCGCTTCCCCAAACCAAAATCAAAGACTCCCTAGAGAAATAAATCACCCATCTCGTTGCACGACTGGTGTGTCTAGTGTTAACCTTGCGCCGTCTAGAACCATGCGCCAGCTCACTCTTCTCCGGTGACCTAACCAAGTCGGGTCACCATTGAAGATCAGCGCGTCACCACGCTGGATCACCAGTACCGCCGTCAAATATCACCTACCGAAAGTCACAGACTGTCCACACATCAACATCGTCGTCCGATAGTAGCCCACCAGCTCCTTCATACCGGCTCCCAACGAGCAGTAACCTCTCCGCTAGCTTTGGTGGATGGCTAACCCTGGCGGCATGAGATTGGTCGGTTCACGGGGTTGTAGGACTAAATACATCGActagagaggggggggggtggtCAATAGGAAATTAAACTTTTTTGCGGAAAACTCAAATGTCTCAACACAACACAATGGAATAAACATAACTAGGTAATTCTAAGCAGAAGTAATACTACTGAAGGAACTGACTTAGAGGAAGAACAAAAAATGCCGGCTCGAGCAACAATGATGACATGGGAAGACGTTAACATGATCTATGCGACGCACTTCCCTAGGAAGGAGAGAAAACGTGCGCTCCGCGAGGTATATGCCGTGGAGCCCGCGGAACCCTTGGCCAAGTCACTATCGGATCCTCGGACACCCATCAAAGGTGTTGTTGGAGCGGTCCGTTCAAGCTAGAATGGGGGCTGCCCAAGCCCCACCCCCTTACGACCAACATCACATCAATACACCCCCCCTCGCCCTCCCCCCGCTACCATGTTGCAACGGCTCGTAGATGGTGAATATGCAATCCGCTACATACTGCATTCCTCGAGTGAAACAAGGAACATGGCACTTGATCGACGGAGGGCGCAGACGACACCACTCTTGGATGAACAAGGGTTCGAAAATGACGAAAATCAGGGGACGACACAACAACACTGGATTTGAAACCGGAAGCTGAACCTCGGAACACTACGTCACTATACTTATCTTTATAAGTTTTTCTTATTACTGTTTAGCTCGATCATTAGGCTCGACCCTTTTTGTTGAAATTAAATAAAGAAATGACACAAAGTTGGGTCCCATACGTATTCCTATGGTGCATCTTTCTTAAATTCAAAAATGATCCGAGCAGCTACTTATTCCCCTAGGGTCAAATACCTCGCTGGACGCCATAGAGCGGAGCCCTCGTGGTCCCCAAAGAACATGCAAGTCGTAAAACTCCATGGAGTAAACGACAAAATACCTCATACCAaacaccattatatgcatcgatttCGACTTGCGTCTTGATCAATAACTGGATTGCCCGACTCCTATGTTTACCCCTTACGTTTCCGCAAGTTTAGCTAAGGGTGTAATGGGAGCACCTCCGTGATTATTACTTCTGAGTAAATGATACGTCTCAAACctatctataattttcgattgttttatgctattatagtatcattTCTATATACTTTTATtatcattttatattattttttggactaacctattaatttagtgcaaaagtgtcagttcctgttttctgcttaTTTTTggtttcacagaaaatcaatatctaTGAAGGTCAAAATACGTTGTTGATTTAACACAAGTTTTTTGGGCAACAAGAAACACAAGAAGCTTCGAGAGACGTCAAGACGAGCCATAAAAGGCCCACATGGACACATGGCGCGTTCACGGGGGTTTCCGCGCTACCTATCCATGTGGGGCTCACAAAAACTGCCTTGACCTAATTCTAGTGCCTATAAATCCCACAAATCCTGAAACCATTCATACCTCCTCCAGAAGAATTTTCTCGCCACCGCAATCCTCTATTCCGCAGAGATCCCATCCGGAGCCCGGTTCTGGAGTTCTGCCAAAGGGGGGAGCCATCGTCGGAGGCCTCTTCATAAACCTTGCCGCCTCCATGATGATGGGTGAATAGTTCCTTCAGGACCTATGTGTCCATAGTagtagctctctctctctctctctcggatCTTCAATAACATGTTTTCCTTCTTTCTTGTGTGACCAGGATCAATCCGATGTAATTCtatggtgtgtttgttgggatctgttgattgtggatttatgatcagattgttCATTGAATATTATTGACTCTTCTGAAGTTTAATTAAGTAGCTATGTATGCTTTCTGAATTATTTATCGTATCTGGTCAAGATAGATAGGTTGTTCTTCAGAGGAAGTGGTGCGTAGTAgcgggttcaatcttgcggtgctctatTTCCCAGTGATAGTCTGAGACAAGACTTGTATTTGTATTGTTCTCACTAAGGATAAAACAATAGGGCTATGTCTTATTGATAGTTTTttctgtctacattatgtcatcttgcttacATCGTTAGTCTGTTTCTTGTGAACTTAATACCTTGAGATGCATATGCTTGATAGCGGTTTTGGGGTTGAGTAATAGTCGTAGATGCAGTTGGATTAATAGTCTACCTATCACAGACATAATGTCTATACGAGATTATACCATGAATGATCATAATTATAAATGCCACTATTCTGTCagttgcccaatagtaatttttATACCAAGCCATTTGCCTGCTTTCGAGAGATATAACTCCACTATGCCCCCTGGGTCCATTCTCCATTAATAATTTCATCTAGAAAATTGCTCTCTTTATTTTGCCTTTTCATTTTATCACTATCTATCATTATTTGCTTTTAAACTTGTAACTAGCGAgaacaaggggattgacaacccttttgccatgttgggtgcaagtattgtatcttgtttgtgtgcaggtgcatTTTGTCTTGGTAGCTAAGAagctcctactggttcgataaatattgattcttaactaagggaaaccTTTTCTGCCATCTACATCACCCTTTCTCTTTGGGTTAATCCAGCGACTCCTGCCAGAGTAGCAGTAAACCAAGTAAGTATCTCAGGCGGGAGAAACTAAAAGCTAACTGTCACAAAACGCATAAATTCGATCGACAAGTCTAATGAAGGATTAcgcacatagcctataccattaAGGCGGCCTGCGTCAAAAACTAACTTTTCCATATGTCACCAGGGCCGACAACTTGAATGTACATGCTCATGTACGCCAAGGGCCGACAACTTGAATGTATATGCTCATGtatgccaagggccgacaacttGAATGTCGATACGGCGGTGTGGGCTCGCCATATGCGTAGAAGCATCATTGCACGCTTTGCAAATGACGATGAGCAATGATTCATTGGTTGCTTTCGTTTGAATTGTTGGATTCGCATTATGAACTTTGTTTGAATTGTTCGTCCTACACAATTTATTTCCAATTGTTTTGAAGTGCTATATGTATCATCATAATGCTTTTTATtattccccgcaaaaaaaaattaATGCTTTTTATTATAACTTTACTCGTAGATGACCATGGCTTGTGTATATGTAACTTTACGTAGGTGCTGTATGTAACAATTTATTTCCAATTTACGTAGGTGTAACTTTACTCGTCATATGGGAGTGTCCGTTTGTGTATTACCCTTGTAGATGACCATGGCTTAGCTAGCAGCGGGTATGTAATTCCGTCATGCATGGGACCTGAGAACATCACTGTGCATAGCCAAtagatttttttgtttttttttgcatttcgTCCATACTTGTAAATAAAATTGAAGATAATACAAAACACATTCTGTCGATGTATAATGAGATTTATGCCTAAATATGCACATAAATCAGCAATCACAGTCATTAGAAAGCTAAATCAAGTAAATCTAACATATTTATTCATTAACAAAATTGAGCCTCATGTAGAAATGAGATACAATCATACAAAGAAGATAACAATTCGGACCAAACATGCAAATATGGAATTCATCTCATGAGgaacagcagcatagacagataGCCATCCTTCTCCCCTTTCACCCCTCATTTCCCCAGACATCTTACCATATACTTTGTTTGGATCTCAGTAGATGGAACCCTTCGAGGCAATGATCTCGGGGATTTGAAGCCAGCAGAAACTTCCCTCGGTTGGCCCAGTTTCATCAATAATGGAACATCCAGTTTTTGAATGGATGGGCTAGCAGTAGGTATGTAAGCAAATACCATGTAAACGAAGGTTGGATATTCTTTGTGCCCATACTACATGATCCACGGACCCAACCGATTCGCCCTTTCTCATTGTCATAAACGACCAATTGATCCTGCATTGTGATGTCTACAAAACAAATGATCAAATATTACACAAAGATGCAATGTATCCAGATTACAGAGACCGGACAGTGTGTGTCTAGACTTTGTACCTCCAATTATGTTGAAATTCAGTTTAGCGGCCGACCCATCAAGGATGCCCAAGCACACATTCCCATTTTTCTGGCACAAACAAATAACAATATTTCAGCCTTCATCATTGCAATCAAATATTTTGTGATCTGTTAGGTTATCGAATGATTACTGTGACAATGAGGTAGTTTTCAGGAGCGATCTCCATGACGGTATTCTTCGCAAAGCTCAAGAACAGTGACATGAAGTCCTTCTTGACGTCAGACACGGATTTGAACACCTTTTGCCCTTTCCAGCAAAGAGGCAGACTGGGGTCTGACACTTGTTTAAGTGACTTGCTGAGACCAGCTTGGAGCTGCAAGATTAGCATCCCATTAGTTCACTGTTCCATTCTTCAAATTCATGGCACCTGGAATGTAGTGTGGTTCAAATATACCGCAGAAACAGTCGCTTGGTATGGCTGAGCAGCGAAGTAGGTATATGTGCTACCGCTATCAAATACCACCTCCATTGGCTTCACACCCAGCGATCGTTTATCGAAGTACAGTGTTCCTGGGCCAGGTGAGTAGTAATTCCTGAAAGTACAACTCTGCTATTATTTCGGACTTATGATTTTTCGTAGACCACACATACCTAGAATTCAATGTAGGCCATAAACAGAGTGTGTTCTTACATTATAAGAAACATGGGTGTGCTTTTTAGCTCTTTTTGTTTGTAATGAAACTTATTAGCCACTACTATAGAAGTACAATATCATCTACCATTTCCCCCGTCATCCAACGATCTATAAGCCACATGTTGGGTAATAGAATGAAAACAATAAACAGACTAACAAATGATTATTTGTACGGAAGCATCAGAAACAAAATTTGGCATGTAAAATTGATGTGAAAATTTTGTCCACTCATGATTGTGAAGCACATGCAGGCAAGTTAACAATTTAATTACTTTTACATggtcatggtatttggaagactGGAATTATCGATCCCAAATGGATTCACGCCATGTCACTGGTGATCAGCCACTCAACTGAATACCAACGAAGACCAATTGGTACAACTAGAGAAAACCCCAAGATATACTTTGGCAGCAATAAATGGCTGACAATCCATATGCAAGCAAAATTTAAACAAGTGTAGATGTAATTTTTTAAAAACAGCAGTTCATACCCGTATGTACTACGAGCCATGGGCACCCACGTTACGCGCGAGGTAGACACAATATCATCCCCAAAGTAGAGGAAACCTCCTCCATTTTTACTGAGGCAATGAGCAACAACATTCTTGGTGACCCCTTGCTGCTTGAGCTGCGAGACCAAGCTAACTGATCCCCTCCCAAGCCCCAGCAAGCCGTCTGTCGCCACCTGCACCGCGCCATTCTTCCCCACCTGCTGGTCATAACCACAGCTACACAAACAGAGGCAAACATCAACAACTATATGCGGTCACCACTAATGAGGCAACACTTCACCATTTAGTGTTACTGAAAGGACACCAAGAACAATATTCATTTTTCTGAAAGGACATGAACAACTAAGTTGAGTAACCAATAGTGAAGCAATGGTTTACAAAGTGGCATTACCCGAACGCAATGCTAGGGTGCACACGGGATGAATCCCGCAAGGTTAATGCGAGGTTGTCAGTGACAAGCATGCCGAGGGAAGATGATGTGTCCGTGTACTTGATCTGGTAATTACATTGCTGCGGTAAGGGACATTTGTTGTTGCTAGGGCTCTGTGAGCCGAGCAGTGCTGTGCAGAGTGGGTCTGCGCAAGGCACAAGCTTGCTCTTTGTTGGCTTGTACAATGGATGCGGCACCTGCAATAACCATCCGAGAAAAAACAGTGAGCAACAAACATTGGACCAAATCTTGGACGATAATAATACAAGAAGAAAAGTTAGATACTTTTGGTTTTATGAATGGAAGAAAAATCTTGATACTTTGCACAAAAGAAACTCATCCTCAAAAGTTAAAACACAATGAAGTTATAAAGATAATCCTAAATGTACACGAGAGACATTGCAAGCGCCAAGCAAAGACAATGAGATTTTCGGCCCATATTTCAGCCATTAATGTGGCAGTTGAGGATCCAGCCAATAACTGGAATTTTCAATTCAATTCTGAGCAAATTAGCAGTAGGATATAACAATACGAGATCGTACAGCACCTTGTTGCAACTTTTGCAAGGAGCATCGCACTGCAGCCAGGTGAGGTCGCTGCCGGTGTCGACGTCAAGGAAGTAGGGCCTCACCGGGTCCCCAATGTTCATAGTGACATAGTAATGCCTGCAATGTGGAGAAACAAGATGAAATACTTGCTTGGACGAAAAAAATGAAATACAGAGAACGCGAAGCCAGCAATGTGTGGCGCTGCTTCGGCGAGCGGAGCCGCCATGGAC contains:
- the LOC123497298 gene encoding aspartic proteinase Asp1-like; this encodes MGLRELDPVKPDPSARLTRRYPRVALGDSEAEVKKVVAHEALEPSPQTMFVVVERVMDLAYVRRVLGADETRWHYYVTMNIGDPVRPYFLDVDTGSDLTWLQCDAPCKSCNKVPHPLYKPTKSKLVPCADPLCTALLGSQSPSNNKCPLPQQCNYQIKYTDTSSSLGMLVTDNLALTLRDSSRVHPSIAFGCGYDQQVGKNGAVQVATDGLLGLGRGSVSLVSQLKQQGVTKNVVAHCLSKNGGGFLYFGDDIVSTSRVTWVPMARSTYGNYYSPGPGTLYFDKRSLGVKPMEVVFDSGSTYTYFAAQPYQATVSAVYLNHTTFQLQAGLSKSLKQVSDPSLPLCWKGQKVFKSVSDVKKDFMSLFLSFAKNTVMEIAPENYLIVTKNGNVCLGILDGSAAKLNFNIIGDITMQDQLVVYDNEKGRIGWVRGSCSMGTKNIQPSFTWYLLTYLLLAHPFKNWMFHY